Proteins encoded within one genomic window of Brachybacterium avium:
- the aroA gene encoding 3-phosphoshikimate 1-carboxyvinyltransferase has translation MASEVLWNAPFADQPVDALVRVPGSKSLTARWMLLAAAAAEPSVLRGALVSRDTRLMRDALERLGAVLEVQDGALHVTPIPAPPTDPADPVEIHTGLAGTVMRFVPLLAALHHGDVRFTGDPAALQRPMDPVIDLLRQQGVEVTEHGETGRLPLTVHGTGKLPGGRLEVDASGSSQFISNMLLVAAHAEADVELVHIGEVLPSLPHIEMTMETLRQAGIEASHGLDGQGRHRWQVRHGEIRPMEVTVEPDLSNAGPFLAAALATGGTIAVDDWPETTTQPGDAYRDLLTRMGGEVWREGRTMCVRGTGEIHGIDADMSAMGELVPTMSALCALADSPSRLTGVAHLRGHETDRLKALATELTKVGARTAELDDGVEIHPGELRGAVFESYEDHRMATAGAIIGLRVPDLRVVDIGTTQKTLPDFVGMWLSMLHPEPAADDA, from the coding sequence GTGGCCTCTGAGGTTCTGTGGAACGCACCGTTCGCCGACCAACCGGTCGACGCCCTGGTGCGGGTGCCGGGATCGAAGTCCCTGACGGCACGGTGGATGCTGCTAGCCGCTGCTGCGGCGGAGCCCTCCGTGCTCCGCGGAGCGCTGGTCTCCCGCGATACGCGGCTGATGCGCGATGCGCTCGAGCGCCTCGGCGCGGTGCTCGAGGTGCAGGACGGCGCGCTGCACGTCACCCCGATCCCCGCTCCGCCCACGGATCCGGCCGATCCGGTCGAGATCCACACCGGGCTCGCCGGCACGGTGATGCGCTTCGTGCCGCTGCTCGCGGCGCTGCATCACGGCGATGTCCGCTTCACCGGTGACCCCGCTGCGCTGCAGCGGCCGATGGATCCGGTGATCGACCTCCTGCGCCAGCAGGGCGTCGAGGTCACCGAGCACGGGGAGACCGGTCGGCTGCCGCTGACCGTGCACGGCACCGGGAAGCTGCCCGGCGGCCGTCTCGAGGTCGACGCCTCCGGCTCCAGCCAGTTCATCTCCAACATGCTGCTGGTCGCCGCGCATGCGGAGGCGGATGTCGAGCTCGTCCACATCGGTGAGGTGCTGCCCTCGCTGCCGCATATCGAGATGACCATGGAGACCCTGCGCCAGGCCGGCATCGAGGCCTCGCACGGGCTCGATGGGCAGGGCCGCCACCGCTGGCAGGTCCGTCATGGAGAGATCCGGCCGATGGAGGTCACCGTCGAGCCCGACCTCTCCAACGCCGGTCCGTTCCTGGCCGCGGCGCTGGCCACCGGCGGCACCATCGCGGTCGACGACTGGCCCGAGACCACCACCCAGCCGGGGGACGCCTACCGCGACCTGCTGACCCGGATGGGCGGAGAGGTCTGGCGCGAGGGTCGGACCATGTGCGTGCGCGGCACCGGGGAGATCCACGGCATCGACGCGGACATGTCCGCGATGGGCGAGCTGGTGCCCACGATGTCGGCCCTGTGCGCGCTGGCGGACTCCCCGTCCCGGCTCACGGGAGTCGCCCACCTGCGTGGCCATGAGACCGATCGGTTGAAGGCGCTGGCCACCGAGCTGACCAAGGTCGGTGCGCGCACTGCCGAGCTCGACGACGGTGTGGAGATCCATCCCGGTGAGCTGCGCGGCGCGGTCTTCGAGAGCTACGAGGACCACCGCATGGCCACTGCCGGTGCGATCATCGGCCTGCGGGTCCCGGATCTGCGGGTGGTCGACATCGGCACCACGCAGAAGACGCTGCCGGATTTCGTGGGGATGTGGCTGTCGATGCTGCACCCGGAGCCGGCGGCGGACGACGCGTGA